Part of the Corynebacterium efficiens YS-314 genome is shown below.
CGAGGTCACAGAATACTTCTCCCGTATCGCCTGGCTGCGGGAACAGACCAGGGAGTCCCTCCTCGGCTCCCGCTACCGGATCCGTCCCGGGGTGGCACTGGAGGATGTCCACCTGGCGGACGCGGAGGAGGGCATGGGTTTTGTCCCCGTGGCCAAACGCCTCACACGCACCGACGGCCCACGCTGGACCCATGACATCGACCGGCACCTGGCCGCGGTGCTCTCCGGGTTGAATCCCCACGGGTTGAACCTGGAGGAGACGCTGGGATTGTATGCCGTGGCCAACGGCGTCGATGAGCATTCCCTCTACACCGGGGCCATCACCGCCGTGGTTGATCTGATCCGGCATGGGCTGGTCCTGCCCGCTGATCTGATCGCCTGAGAGGAGTCATAGTATGAAAGCCGTATTGACACGGGTGAGTTCCGCGAGTGTGACCGTCGGGGACGAGGTGGTCGGTTCCATCGACTGCCCCGAGACCGGAGGGCTGCTGGCACTGGTCGGGGTCGGTGCCGCAGATGAACCAGACGCCTGGGAGACGATGGTGCGTAAGATAGCGGAGCTGCGCATTCTGGATAATGAGAAATCAGTCAGTGATGTGGGCGCGCCGGTGCTGCTCGTCAGCCAATTCACACTGATGGGGAAAACGGCCCGCGGCCGTCGCCCCTCCTGGTCCGATGCGGCGGCAGGCGGGATCGCGGAACCGGTCATGCGCAGGATCGCCACCGGCCTGCGGGAACGGGGCATCCACGTCGAGGAGGGACGTTTCGGGGCGATGATGAAGGTGGCCTCGGTCAACGAGGGCCCTTTCACAGTGTTGGTGGAGTGCTGATCCCCGTCCCCGCATGAAGGTGAACGAGCTCAACGTGAGAAAGTTGCTACCCGCAATTTATTCATAATGTTCACCCCAAAAGCTACCCCCACGTCAAGGATGTGATCTTTATCCAGGGATTCTCGAGGGTGGCTGGCGGTTTATGTCGATTAATGGGAACTTTATAAATGGTCGTCCCGTTAAATGTTATGAACCGCGAAATTAGGAGGCCAGTATGACTCAACCGTCCACGCAGGATCTCAATCTAACCGGCGATGATCGCGAGGTTGACCTCGGAAGCAGGCGAGGCCAGACCAACGATAACCCTTCGCAGGACCTTGTTCGCGTTTACCTCAACGGCATCGGCAAAACCGCACTGCTCACTGCCGAGGATGAGGTCGAGCTCGCCCAGACCATCGAGGTCGGCCTGTATGCAGAATACAAGCTCAAGCATTCCGACGAACCCCTCACCCGCGCCATGAAGCGCGACCTGAAAGTGCTGGCCAAGGAGGGCAAAAAGGCACGCGCCCACCTGCTGGAGGCCAACCTACGCCTGGTGGTGTCCCTGGCCAAGCGTTACACCGGCCGTGGCATGCCACTTCTGGATCTCATCCAGGAAGGCAACCTCGGCCTGATCCGGGCCATGGAGAAATTCGACTACACCAAGGGCTTCAAGTTCTCCACCTACGCCACCTGGTGGATCCGCCAGGCGATCACCCGCGGCATGGCTGATCAGTCCCGCACCATCCGCCTGCCCGTCCATCTCGTGGAGCAGGTGAACAAGCTCTCCCGCATCAAGCGCGAGATGTATCAGCACCTCGGCCGTGAAGCCACCAATGAGGAACTGGCGGAGGAATCCGGTATTGAGGAATCGAAGATCGAGATGTTGCTGCGCCAGTCCCGTGATCCAGTGAGCCTGGATATGCCGGTCGGTGCTGATGAGGAGGCACCCCTGGGTGACTTCATCGAGGATTCCGAGGCAACCGACGCTGAGACCGCCGTGGTCGCCTCCATGCGCCATTCCGATATCCGCTCGGTGCTCAGCACCCTGGAGCAGCGTGAACAGGATGTCATCCGTCTGCGCTACGGTCTGGAGGACGGTGTTCCACGCACCCTTGATCAGATCGGACGCCGTTTCGGTCTCTCCCGCGAGCGTGTACGCCAGATTGAGCGGGAAGTCATGAGCAAACTCCGCGACGGTGAGCGGGCGGCGAAACTCCGCGAATACGCCGTTTAACACCACCACCGGGGATGCCCGCCAGGGCCCCAGACTCCGGTATCACATGCAGCAGGCTGGAAACCCTCACTGGGGTTTCCGGCCTTTTGTCTCTGGACATCGCTGACAGATTCCGCCACCACCCATGTCTGCAGGTGGCATCGGTGGACTGTGACTAAGCTGTAATGGGTTCCGCCAGCATGCCCACGCACTCACGGCGCCAGGGTGGTGTGGTTGGGACCGGTGGCACAGGTGCCCCAGAAGCAGTTATAGGTTTGATCCCGCTATTTCGGTCGAGTTATTAGTGTTGACCCTCCGGGCGGGAATGAACACCGGTAGAATGCGTTAATGAACATGGACGAGGCCCACATCGTCTGGAGGCCCACCTCCCTCCCGGGATCAGGCAGGCCGGGGCAAATCGCATCCCGCAGGACGCGATTTTCTAGTTGAGAATAGATTTACAAGGAAGGCAGTCTCCTGTGAAGGATCTGGTCGATACCACTGAAATGTATCTGCGCACCATCTATGAGCTGGAGGAGGAGGGCATTGTTCCCCTCCGTGCCCGCATCGCAGAGCGCCTTGAGCAGTCCGGTCCCACCGTCAGCCAGACGGTGGCCCGCATGGAACGTGATGGACTGGTCCATGTCAGCCCGGATCGCAGCCTCGAGATGACCCCGGAGGGCCGTGCCCTCGCCATCGCCGTCATGCGTAAGCACCGCCTGGCGGAGCGTCTGCTCACCGATATCATCGGATTGGACATCCACAAGGTGCACGACGAGGCCTGCCGGTGGGAACATGTGATGAGTGACGAGGTGGAGCGTCGTCTCGTGGAGGTCCTCGACGATGTCACCCGCTCCCCCTTCGGCAATCCCATCCC
Proteins encoded:
- the dtd gene encoding D-aminoacyl-tRNA deacylase; translation: MKAVLTRVSSASVTVGDEVVGSIDCPETGGLLALVGVGAADEPDAWETMVRKIAELRILDNEKSVSDVGAPVLLVSQFTLMGKTARGRRPSWSDAAAGGIAEPVMRRIATGLRERGIHVEEGRFGAMMKVASVNEGPFTVLVEC
- a CDS encoding sigma-70 family RNA polymerase sigma factor, translating into MTQPSTQDLNLTGDDREVDLGSRRGQTNDNPSQDLVRVYLNGIGKTALLTAEDEVELAQTIEVGLYAEYKLKHSDEPLTRAMKRDLKVLAKEGKKARAHLLEANLRLVVSLAKRYTGRGMPLLDLIQEGNLGLIRAMEKFDYTKGFKFSTYATWWIRQAITRGMADQSRTIRLPVHLVEQVNKLSRIKREMYQHLGREATNEELAEESGIEESKIEMLLRQSRDPVSLDMPVGADEEAPLGDFIEDSEATDAETAVVASMRHSDIRSVLSTLEQREQDVIRLRYGLEDGVPRTLDQIGRRFGLSRERVRQIEREVMSKLRDGERAAKLREYAV
- a CDS encoding iron dependent repressor, metal binding and dimerization domain protein, with protein sequence MKDLVDTTEMYLRTIYELEEEGIVPLRARIAERLEQSGPTVSQTVARMERDGLVHVSPDRSLEMTPEGRALAIAVMRKHRLAERLLTDIIGLDIHKVHDEACRWEHVMSDEVERRLVEVLDDVTRSPFGNPIPGLADIGLDQDREPDSGIRAIDLPHGESLRVRIVQLNEILQVDQEQFSILSSAGIRIGTEVDIINEQGRVVITHNGMMVELMDDLAHAVRVEKVDGLN